From the genome of Methanobacterium petrolearium, one region includes:
- the ileS gene encoding isoleucine--tRNA ligase: MAIKEAPRSYQSRVMEEKIQKFWDENQIYQHTKDLRKDQPKFSFLDGPPYCSGRIHLGTAWNKTIKDSFLRFKSMSGFNVRRQAGWDTHGLPIEHKVEGILGLKSKKEIETRIGIENFVNKCKEFAVENQAIMTKQFEMLGVWMDWDNPYVTFDTKYMESCWWTLKKAHQKKLLVNDQRVISWCPRCETALALAEIDYENKEDPSIYVKFPLKGKENEFVLVWTTTPWTLPANMAVCVHPDYDYAYVKVENDETGMPEVYLMAEALVEATFPETNYEIIKVVKGSDLEGTEYKHPLPEEVPFHKDFQHCIFTGDHVTLTEGTGCVHTAPGHGPDDFEIGKEHGLPIFCPVDEAGLFTDEAGKYEGQFVKDADPFIIADLDTHHLLFKEGIIAHRYGFCWRCKTPIIYLATKQWFLKITEVKDKMLSELDKVEWVPSWAGESRFRNWIENARDWTISRQRYWGIPIPIWLCEDCGKMEVVGSISELKEKIVEGELEGDFIHRPHVDEIKLGCSCGGKMQRTPDVLDVWIDSGVAGWAALHYPQEKEMFKEWYPYQFITEGHDQTRGWFYSQMGCGVIALDSVPYQKVLMHGFTLDEEGKKMSKSLGNVVEPDEVIEKYGADVLRFYLLWGNKPWDDLKFNWEEVGTVNKMFNILWNVYVFSTTYMALDDFNPTMYSPDDLKFRDEDSWITSRVQSVALEVTDALDSLHLHKATRSLNHFILEDLSRWYVRLIRGRTWVEKDDPDKLGAYYTLYHVLKNMITILAPISPHITEEIYQNLVRGVEDDAPESVHMLDWPLDTEPIDGDLEKNMDIVREIIDACAHARDVARYKLRWPVREIVIVTEDKEVVDATQALSKVLTEQANTKTVRTSEEFQDLKVLAQPNMKTLGPKLRGDVPLVANQLKKADGAEIVAALESDGEYLVELEDKTITLEDGDVVFETELPDNVVSAEFSKGSVFVDTQLTPEILSEAMSRELIRRIQDMRKDLDLDVEANIKVYVDCSLEFRELVEPHLDLISHEVRASTLEFGADEGDYNKKWNIEEFELSISLNK, encoded by the coding sequence ATGGCAATAAAGGAAGCCCCACGATCATACCAGTCACGGGTTATGGAAGAAAAAATACAGAAATTCTGGGATGAAAACCAGATATACCAGCACACCAAAGATTTGAGGAAGGACCAGCCTAAATTCTCATTTCTTGACGGACCACCATACTGCAGTGGCCGCATACACCTGGGAACAGCCTGGAACAAAACTATAAAAGACTCATTTCTGCGATTCAAGTCAATGTCAGGATTCAACGTCCGCAGACAGGCAGGATGGGATACCCATGGATTACCCATTGAACATAAGGTGGAAGGAATCCTGGGTTTAAAGAGTAAGAAGGAAATTGAAACCAGAATTGGTATCGAAAATTTTGTGAACAAGTGTAAAGAGTTCGCTGTGGAAAACCAGGCCATTATGACCAAACAATTTGAAATGTTAGGAGTGTGGATGGACTGGGATAACCCCTACGTAACCTTTGATACCAAGTACATGGAAAGTTGCTGGTGGACTCTGAAAAAAGCACATCAAAAGAAACTCCTGGTAAACGACCAGCGAGTCATCAGCTGGTGCCCTCGTTGTGAAACAGCCCTGGCCCTGGCTGAAATCGATTATGAGAACAAGGAAGATCCATCCATCTACGTTAAGTTTCCCCTGAAAGGAAAGGAAAATGAATTCGTTCTGGTGTGGACCACCACCCCCTGGACTCTGCCTGCCAACATGGCAGTATGTGTACATCCTGATTATGATTACGCTTACGTGAAGGTTGAAAATGATGAAACTGGCATGCCGGAGGTTTACCTCATGGCAGAAGCTTTGGTGGAGGCAACATTCCCCGAAACAAATTATGAAATCATTAAAGTGGTTAAGGGAAGTGATCTGGAAGGAACTGAATATAAACACCCCCTACCTGAAGAAGTACCATTCCATAAGGATTTCCAACACTGCATATTCACTGGCGACCATGTCACCCTCACTGAAGGAACTGGTTGTGTGCACACTGCACCAGGACATGGTCCAGATGACTTTGAAATAGGCAAAGAACATGGTTTACCCATATTCTGCCCGGTGGATGAAGCAGGACTATTCACAGATGAAGCTGGTAAATATGAGGGCCAATTCGTTAAAGATGCTGATCCATTTATAATTGCTGATCTGGACACCCATCATCTTTTATTCAAGGAAGGGATCATTGCCCACCGTTACGGGTTCTGCTGGAGATGTAAAACTCCCATCATATACCTGGCCACCAAACAATGGTTTTTGAAAATTACTGAAGTTAAGGATAAGATGCTCAGTGAACTGGATAAGGTGGAATGGGTACCATCCTGGGCTGGTGAAAGCAGATTCAGGAACTGGATCGAGAATGCCCGGGATTGGACCATTTCCAGGCAACGTTACTGGGGCATACCCATACCAATCTGGCTCTGTGAAGACTGTGGAAAAATGGAAGTTGTGGGATCCATCAGTGAACTAAAGGAAAAAATCGTGGAAGGAGAATTAGAAGGTGATTTCATCCACCGACCACACGTGGATGAGATCAAACTGGGCTGCTCCTGTGGTGGGAAAATGCAACGAACACCCGATGTACTGGATGTGTGGATCGACTCCGGAGTAGCAGGATGGGCAGCCCTACATTATCCACAGGAAAAAGAGATGTTCAAGGAATGGTATCCCTACCAATTCATCACCGAAGGACACGACCAGACCCGAGGATGGTTTTACTCCCAGATGGGCTGCGGAGTCATAGCACTGGACAGCGTCCCCTACCAAAAAGTTTTAATGCATGGTTTCACCCTAGATGAAGAGGGTAAGAAGATGAGCAAATCCCTGGGTAATGTGGTGGAACCTGATGAGGTCATAGAAAAGTACGGTGCAGATGTTCTACGTTTCTACCTCCTATGGGGTAACAAACCATGGGATGATCTGAAATTCAACTGGGAAGAAGTAGGAACTGTTAACAAAATGTTCAACATCCTCTGGAACGTTTATGTATTCAGCACCACTTACATGGCCCTGGATGACTTCAACCCTACCATGTATTCTCCAGATGATCTCAAATTCAGGGATGAAGATAGCTGGATCACCTCCCGTGTGCAATCTGTGGCTTTAGAGGTTACAGATGCTCTGGATTCCCTGCACCTGCATAAGGCCACCCGCAGTTTAAACCATTTCATACTGGAAGATTTGAGTCGCTGGTACGTGCGCCTCATCAGAGGACGGACCTGGGTGGAAAAAGACGACCCTGACAAACTGGGAGCCTACTACACACTATACCATGTGTTGAAGAATATGATAACCATCCTGGCACCTATCTCTCCCCATATCACTGAGGAAATATACCAAAACCTGGTTCGTGGTGTGGAAGATGATGCACCTGAAAGTGTGCACATGCTGGACTGGCCTCTGGACACAGAACCCATTGATGGAGACCTGGAGAAGAACATGGACATTGTACGGGAGATAATAGACGCATGCGCCCATGCCCGGGATGTTGCCCGTTACAAACTCCGCTGGCCAGTCAGGGAGATAGTTATTGTTACTGAGGATAAAGAAGTGGTGGATGCCACCCAGGCCCTATCCAAGGTCCTCACTGAACAGGCCAACACCAAAACTGTACGCACATCAGAAGAATTTCAGGATCTTAAAGTCCTGGCCCAGCCCAACATGAAGACCCTGGGCCCTAAACTACGGGGAGATGTTCCACTGGTGGCTAACCAATTGAAAAAAGCTGATGGTGCCGAGATAGTTGCTGCCCTTGAATCAGATGGTGAGTACCTGGTGGAACTGGAGGATAAGACCATTACCCTGGAAGATGGTGATGTGGTGTTTGAAACCGAACTTCCGGATAACGTGGTTAGTGCAGAATTCTCCAAGGGAAGTGTTTTTGTGGACACCCAACTCACCCCTGAGATACTATCTGAGGCAATGTCCCGTGAACTTATAAGGAGGATACAGGACATGCGAAAAGACCTGGATCTGGATGTAGAGGCCAATATTAAGGTTTATGTGGACTGCAGTTTGGAGTTCAGAGAACTGGTGGAACCCCACCTTGACTTAATCTCCCACGAAGTTAGGGCCTCCACCCTTGAATTCGGAGCTGATGAGGGAGATTACAATAAAAAATGGAATATTGAAGAGTTTGAATTATCCATATCTTTAAACAAGTAA